The window CGGATCCATCGCGCTCAAGAACAGCGAGGTGTAGCCGTAGAGGTGTTCTCTGCCGCCCACCGCCGGCGGGCTGTAGCTGTTGGCGAGGCCCCGGCTTTCCCTCACCAACTCGGCGCTGAAATCGGAGCCGTCCCTTGCGATCTGGATGACTTCGGAAACCTCGGTCTTGTGCTTGACCAGAAGGCGATCGCCACCGATCGGCATTGGGGATTGGCTGAAGGCCCCCTTGGCGCCGGAATCGCCTTCCAGCGGCACCTCCCACAGCACCGCGCCGTCCGCCGGATCGAGGCCGTTGACGCGGGCTGAACTCAACACCGCGAACTGCTCTTTGCCGGCCAGGGTGGTGGGAACGGCCGACTGCGCACCGATCTCCCCACCGGGCAGAGCCCGCCAGCGAACCTCGCCGGTGGCCGCGTCGAAGCCGATCACCGTGCCCTCCTCGCCGTCGGCTTGGAGCGCGACGGTGCCGCCGGCCACCCCCGGTGACCCGCCGTAGCCGTAGAACGGCGGATCTATGCCGAGGTCGTCCTTCAGATGAACGCTCCATACCTCGGCCCCGTCTTGTAGATCCAGGGCGACGAATCGTCCCCAGGGGCTCAGGGCAAACACCCGGCCGTCCGCGATCGCGGGGGTCGATATGGGACCGTCGTGGGAGCCGTCATGGCCGGCATAGGCCGGCGCCAGGTCGAAGCGCCAGAGTTCCTCCCCACTGCTTGCATCGAGTGCCAGCACCACGTCTCGCTCCCCCGCAGCCATCAGGGTCACCAGCCGACCGTCGGCGATGGAGATCCCGGAATAGCCGCTGCCCAGGGGCCGCTTCCAGGTCAGATCGAAACCCACCTGCCCTTCGCCGCCGGGCAGGCCCGCGTCCAGGCGTCCGTCGCCGGCCGGGCCGCGGAAGGCGGGCCAGGAGCCGCCGGACTCAGGTGGCTGAGCCAGGGCGGCGAAGGTGAGCAGAACGCTGCAGAGGGTGACGAGAAGATGTCGCATAGGTGAAACTCCCAAGACGCAAGCACCCGATCCGATCCGGAGCGGGAGGTCTACCAACGAAACGAAGGCGAAGGGCCCCGACGAGCGCCCCCTTCGCATTCTACGCGCTGGGAGTCGGTGGGTTCAGTAAGGTTCCGCGGGGGCACCAAGGTCTCTCTCGATTCCCGAATCGGGAATGCCATGCGGTGTACTCCTTGCCAGGGGATCCAAGGCATGACCTCTGCGGCGGCTCCCCGTGCTCCTGTGCTGGCGTGTCTACGGAACCGGGGAGACGTCAGCAGAAAGAGTGCCCGGTGCCGGAGCGACCTTGGCCACTTGGCTGGAGAATCTTCGTTCTCGGATGGTACGAATGATTTCGTCCTCTTCCTGGACGATGCGCCGGCCCCGGTCGACCGTATCGTTGGTGAAGGAGATGGCCTGGAAGGTCGAGGCGTCGTTCTTCAGCCGGAGGCTGGCCCAAAGCCTGTCGAGCGCCTCCCGCGGGCGATTGGCGCACATCAGGGCGACGCCATGGTTGTACATCAACCGAGCCAGGTCCATCTCGCTCATCTTTCTCACTTTGCGGGCGTAGACGTCCCGGAAGTACTGTTCCGCCTGGGCACAATCCCCCAACTGGATCAGCTCGAGACCGGGCCGGAAGTCCAGCCGATCGTCCGTGTAGAGCGCGAGGTACTGCGCTTCTTGCCGGGCTAGGAGGTCGTCGATGAAGTTGTTGGCGAGGTCTTCGGCGGCTCGGTAGATCAGCTCACGATGGCTCATGTCGTAGGCCAGGGCGCCGCGGCTGTCTTCAAATTCTCCACTGAGGCTCGAGGTGAAGATCCTCTTGCCGGTTTCCGAATCGATGAGCTGAACTTGGGCCAGGACGAAGGCTCTGACCTTCTCTGGTATTACCTCCTTGACCGCACCGACCAAATTTCCCAACCAGCCGCTGCTGTGCTCGCCGGCCGCCTCGCCGGCCCGCAGTGCCAAGCGCGACAAGGTCTCGTAGTCCTGGGTGCTACTGACACACAGTTGAACTTGCCCGTAGAGGAGAATGCGTGCTCCCGTGAGGTTGCCCAGCCTGGCGGTCGTGGTGGTGTCAGCGCTCCCGGAATACGAGAAATCGAGTTCGTCGAGAACCTCCTTGATGTGATCCCGGGTCAAGACCTTGTACAGATTGAGATCCGCCAGGTGTTGGCCCAGGGCGGCCTCGACCTGCCTCGCACAGATCTCGGAGCTGTAGCCTTCCTCCTCCACCCGATGTCGAACGTCCCCACCGTTTAGCGCCTCGGTGACTTCTCTGTAGGTGATGACCTTGCGTTCCTGAAGGTCCGACGACACATCATGCTCGATGTGCTTGAAATCGATGAAGGCGATGCCGGTACCCTCATCGATCTCAGTCGTATTCCGAGGAACCGAGACCAGGAGCACATTCTGCCTGCCCGGCTTTGCGGGATCGTTGCCCTCGGACTCCTCTGCGATACTCGAAAGCTCGACCAGAGGCTGCTTGCCGTTGTCCTTTGTCGACAGCGCTCGCTTCAGCTTGCCCTTCAGACCCGCGCCTTCGGCGGGGCTGACTGGACACATTCCAAACAACATGACCAGCGCAAGGGCGGTGAACCCACTCTTCTGTTTCCTCAAGTCAAAGAACTGAAATAGCATCGTCTATCTCCCAAAGATCAAAAGATAAGAGATTCCTTCCATGGTCCGATGGATCCGGGTGCCGGCTACGCAGAGCAACCCTTCCGATTCGGCCCATAGAAGAATTTTCTAATGGAGGGAAGCGAGAAAATCCGTTCCTGTGTGTCACATGTGCCGGGAGAACTCTCCTGACGGTCGAATGTGCCCGCGCCGTGCTTTGGGTGGGCGCATCGTCCGCCGAGGTGTCCTGGTAGTGTGGACCCTCGGCCGCCTTGCAGCAGGCCGCCGCCGAAGGTTGGACCAGCCAGTGCAGTGCTCTCAACGGTGCGCCAGTTGGCGATGCCGCTGGGCTCCTAGGGGCTTCGGCCCTCATTCTCCGTCGTCGGATCTCCGTGGCCGCTCGCGGGGGATCGTGAAGAAATGTCGCAGCGATACCAGGACGTATATCCGACAAAGCCGCTGTTGGAGAGTTCCGGTCGAGTTCGACCCTCTGCTGCAGAACTTCTCTCCCTAGAGTACTTTGAGGCCGAGTCGGGCGAGATGCCGGAAGAGGTCTTTTCGCAGCATCACCTACTGCTCAACCTCCGGGACCAGCCCCATCGCGTCGAGAACTGGCGAGACGGTGTGCATCGCGACTTTCTCTTCGCGCCGGGTGAGATCGTCGTCACTCCAGCCGGGGTCCGGTCAGGGTGGCGCTGGCACAGCCGTTCGCGGGTGATCGTGGTGACGCTCGAGCCGGACCGCCTGCGGCGATTCGCCGAACACGAGGTGGGTGTGCTGTTGACGGAAACCCAGCTCCAGAATCGGCCCCAATTCTCGGATCCGGACCTTTGCGAGGCCGGCGCTCTGCTCCGAGACGCCCTCGAGGGCGACGATCCAGGTTCGTCCGTGGTCTACGAGTCGCTCGCTCGAATCTTCCTGGTCAAGCTCATCCGCCGGTACAGCGACCGTCTCGACGAGGTGACTGAGCACGCCTCGCGTTTCGCCTCGAAGGAGTACCGTCGAGTCCTCGCGTTTATCGAGAGGAACTACGGTAGCGACATCGGCGTCGAGGATCTCGCCCGCGAAGCGGGGCTCAGCTCCTCTCACTTCTCTCGGCTTTTCAAGCGCAGCCTCGGCCAGAGCCCACACCAGTTCTTGATGAAATATCGAGTCGAACGGGCCGCTGAGATGTTGGTTCGAAGGCCTGACCGACCCCTGGCTCAGGTCGCCCTGGACGCCGGGTTCTCCGACCAGGCGCACTTCTCTCGCACGTTCAAGCGCTTCGCCGGCGCCACGCCGACGCGCTACCGCGCGGCGCGCACCTAGCCGGGTGCTGAAAAAACTCCGACTTTCCGTTTAGCGCACTGCGGCCGAGCCCATAGGGCTCGGCAGTGCCAGAGGCGCCGAGGGCGGGGTGAGCGCCAGGTGCGCGGATTCTTCAAGGACTTGGCGCGAACGTGCAAGACCACAACGCGGTGGAATTCCTAGGATCTTCCTGTCGGTGCTTGCTGCGCGATCGCGCGGAGACCGATTTCCAGCCTGGGTCAGCGAGAAGAACAAGGAGAACCTCATGACCGATCAGCGAATCAACCTGCAGCACACGCCAGCTCCGGCGGGGGTCACCGCGGCGGCGGTGACCTTCACGAGCGACGGCGTCCCGTTGCGCGGTACCCTGTTCAGGCCGGCCAACGCAGCCGGTCCCCTGCCCAGCGTCATCGTCACCGGCGCCTGGACGACCGTCAAGGAACAGATGGTGGGTACCTATGCCCGCGAACTCGGCGCTCGGGGCCTCGTCGCCCTAGCTTTCGATTTCACCGGGTGGGGCGAGAGCGGCGGCGAGCCTCGATATGTAGAAGACCCCACCGTCAAGACCGCCGACATCCACGCCGCGGCCGACTACATGGCGGGCCGCGACGACGTCGAAGCGGGGCGCCTCTCCGGGCTGGGCGTCTGTGCCTCCTCCGGCTACATGGCGGACGCGGTGGCGAACGACGACGCGTTTTCGGCGCTCGCTCTCGTCGCGCCCTGGCTGCACGATCCCAGGATGGCCGAAGGGATCTACGGAGGACCGGAAGCCGCCGCGGGTCTGATCGCGGCGAGCGAGGCAGCGGAGAGTTCGCAGGAGCCGAAGATCCTCGTCGCCGCTAGCACGGACGACGACACTGCGCCGATGTACCAGGCGCCCTACTACACCGAGGAAGATCGCGGACTCATCGCGGAGTACGACAACAAGTTCAGCCTGCTGACTTGGAAACCGTGGTTGACCTACGACGCGCAAGCCTCCGCCGAACGGCTGGCCAAGCCGGTGCTGATGGTCGGGTCATCGGGAATGGCTCTGCCCGCCGGCGCCGAGGCCTACGAGCGGCGCATGAGAGCACCGCTCGAGAAGATCTGGTTCGGCGATGACGTCAGTCAGTTCGACTTCTACGACCGTGCCGACATCGTATCTACCGCGGCAGACGCCGTAGCGAGCTTTCTCAACGAGCAGGCACCGTGAACACCCGCATCGCCACCTCTCTCGTCCTGCTCAGCCTTTCCGCTGCGACCTCTGCGGAGGAACGAAAATGAAGACCATGACACCCGACCACGCAGCCGTCCTAACGATTGTCGAGAGCGTTGGGGCGCTGGCAGACCGAGGGGAATTCGATGCCCTCGGCCGGCTCTTCGCCGATGAGTTCACCCTCGACTACTCCTCGCTCAACGGCCGACCGCCGGAAGCGAGACAGCCGCTCGATCTCATGGCGGAGTGGGCCGGCGTTCTTCCCGGTTTCGACCGCACGCGCCACGCTCTGTCGAACCTCGTGGTCGACGTCTCCGGGAATGCCGCGACCGCGCGCGCCGATGTCGTCGCGTCCCACTGGCTCGACGACCGCTTCTGGCAGGTCTCCGGACACTACGACTATGATCTCGCCAAGTCCGCCGGCGAGTGGGCGATCACGTCCATGACTTTCACGCTCGAGGACGAAGACGGTACCCGCGATGTCTTCGGCCCGGCCATGGCCGCCGCCGAGCGCTCGCGGGGACCGGGCCAAAGCGCCCTGATCGGCGAACGCAACAAAGCGACGGTGCGGAAGTTCTTCAAGACGCTGGAGAACGAAGACATCCCCGCGCTGGTCGGCCTATTCTCTGAAGACGGTGTTCAGGTCAATCCCTACCACGGCGGAATTTTTCCCGCGGGTGCCGAGGGTGAGGAAGGACTTCTCGCCTACTGGACGCCGGTGCCGGGGAACTTCGACGGGATGCGTTTTCCGATCGACGAGCTTCTGGCGACGGAAGATCCTGATGTCGTCTTCGTGC is drawn from Acidobacteriota bacterium and contains these coding sequences:
- a CDS encoding AraC family transcriptional regulator, coding for MPEEVFSQHHLLLNLRDQPHRVENWRDGVHRDFLFAPGEIVVTPAGVRSGWRWHSRSRVIVVTLEPDRLRRFAEHEVGVLLTETQLQNRPQFSDPDLCEAGALLRDALEGDDPGSSVVYESLARIFLVKLIRRYSDRLDEVTEHASRFASKEYRRVLAFIERNYGSDIGVEDLAREAGLSSSHFSRLFKRSLGQSPHQFLMKYRVERAAEMLVRRPDRPLAQVALDAGFSDQAHFSRTFKRFAGATPTRYRAART
- a CDS encoding alpha/beta hydrolase; the protein is MTDQRINLQHTPAPAGVTAAAVTFTSDGVPLRGTLFRPANAAGPLPSVIVTGAWTTVKEQMVGTYARELGARGLVALAFDFTGWGESGGEPRYVEDPTVKTADIHAAADYMAGRDDVEAGRLSGLGVCASSGYMADAVANDDAFSALALVAPWLHDPRMAEGIYGGPEAAAGLIAASEAAESSQEPKILVAASTDDDTAPMYQAPYYTEEDRGLIAEYDNKFSLLTWKPWLTYDAQASAERLAKPVLMVGSSGMALPAGAEAYERRMRAPLEKIWFGDDVSQFDFYDRADIVSTAADAVASFLNEQAP
- a CDS encoding CsgG/HfaB family protein: MLFQFFDLRKQKSGFTALALVMLFGMCPVSPAEGAGLKGKLKRALSTKDNGKQPLVELSSIAEESEGNDPAKPGRQNVLLVSVPRNTTEIDEGTGIAFIDFKHIEHDVSSDLQERKVITYREVTEALNGGDVRHRVEEEGYSSEICARQVEAALGQHLADLNLYKVLTRDHIKEVLDELDFSYSGSADTTTTARLGNLTGARILLYGQVQLCVSSTQDYETLSRLALRAGEAAGEHSSGWLGNLVGAVKEVIPEKVRAFVLAQVQLIDSETGKRIFTSSLSGEFEDSRGALAYDMSHRELIYRAAEDLANNFIDDLLARQEAQYLALYTDDRLDFRPGLELIQLGDCAQAEQYFRDVYARKVRKMSEMDLARLMYNHGVALMCANRPREALDRLWASLRLKNDASTFQAISFTNDTVDRGRRIVQEEDEIIRTIRERRFSSQVAKVAPAPGTLSADVSPVP
- a CDS encoding nuclear transport factor 2 family protein — protein: MKTMTPDHAAVLTIVESVGALADRGEFDALGRLFADEFTLDYSSLNGRPPEARQPLDLMAEWAGVLPGFDRTRHALSNLVVDVSGNAATARADVVASHWLDDRFWQVSGHYDYDLAKSAGEWAITSMTFTLEDEDGTRDVFGPAMAAAERSRGPGQSALIGERNKATVRKFFKTLENEDIPALVGLFSEDGVQVNPYHGGIFPAGAEGEEGLLAYWTPVPGNFDGMRFPIDELLATEDPDVVFVRYRGEIKLKDGAGYYKNDYYSTFRFNDAGEITEYVEIFDPVVAARGFGLLDQLK